A DNA window from Bacteroides cellulosilyticus contains the following coding sequences:
- a CDS encoding glycoside hydrolase family 20 protein yields the protein MRSIHTLVCFLLLMAANIQADNLTQPVSLVPCPVSIVPGTGNFHFSEKTTFAVENEEQAIEVRRFTALLTRAAGFTPRIKVGNKKGDVCLTTDAGLKEEAYKLEITAKRINIHAADVQGFFYALQSIRQLLPAAIEGGQVVTGIDWTVPAVTITDQPRFGYRGLLVDVARFFSPKENLLRIIDCMAMLKLNTLHFHLTDDNGWRIEIKKYPLLTEIGSRRVDRPGKNFSERRNPRQGEPTVEKGYYTQDDIREIVAYAGERHIEVIPEIEMPAHSNAALAAYPLLACPVVNKYIGVLPGLGGENADVIYCAGNDSVFTFLQDVLDEVLELFPSKYIHLGGDEARKTHWEACPLCQARMKQEKLENEEELQGYFMGRMARYVQSKGREVIGWDELTNATIPEGFIIQGWQGYGQAAMKAAELGHRFIMTPARIMYLIRYQGPQWFEPVTYFGNNTLKDVYDYEPIQKDWTKQTASLLMGVQACMWTEFCNTPADVDYLLFPRLSALAEVAWTRPERKNWKSYLAAMDRFNEHLAAKGIVYARSMYNIQQTVTPNNGRLEVKLDCIRPDVEVRYTMDGSLPTAQSALYTRPLMLTGTKTIKAATFSAGKQMGQTLELPVVWNPATAKVIKSTGADNIGRLVNGVRGSLKYTDSEWCSWMKNDTVSFTLDLKKPETVNRLTLGSITNYGMAAHKPAKIEVLISADNKDYRKVSGKSFTKEEIFREGTFREDIPFKIGEKARYIRVVAYGAGDCPFTHVRPGQEARIYFDEVIVE from the coding sequence ATGAGATCTATTCACACACTGGTATGCTTCCTGCTTTTGATGGCGGCGAACATACAGGCTGATAACTTGACACAACCCGTTTCCTTAGTTCCCTGCCCGGTCAGTATAGTGCCGGGCACGGGTAACTTTCATTTCTCTGAAAAAACAACCTTTGCTGTGGAGAACGAGGAACAAGCTATAGAAGTACGCCGCTTTACCGCACTTCTCACCCGTGCGGCAGGATTTACTCCTCGCATAAAGGTGGGAAACAAGAAAGGAGATGTCTGTCTGACGACGGATGCCGGTTTGAAGGAAGAAGCCTATAAACTGGAAATTACAGCTAAAAGAATAAACATTCATGCTGCCGATGTACAAGGCTTCTTCTATGCTTTGCAGAGTATCCGCCAACTGCTGCCTGCCGCCATCGAAGGCGGACAAGTAGTGACAGGCATCGACTGGACTGTTCCGGCTGTTACTATCACCGACCAGCCCCGTTTCGGCTATCGCGGGTTGTTGGTGGACGTGGCACGGTTCTTCTCCCCTAAGGAGAACCTGCTGCGTATCATCGACTGCATGGCGATGCTGAAACTGAATACACTGCATTTCCATCTGACGGATGATAATGGCTGGCGCATCGAAATCAAGAAATACCCGTTGCTTACGGAGATAGGTTCCCGCCGCGTAGACCGTCCGGGCAAGAATTTCTCGGAACGCCGCAATCCCCGCCAGGGTGAACCTACGGTAGAAAAGGGATATTATACACAGGATGATATCCGCGAGATAGTGGCTTATGCCGGGGAACGCCATATCGAAGTAATTCCTGAAATAGAAATGCCGGCGCACAGTAATGCCGCACTGGCTGCCTATCCGCTATTGGCGTGTCCGGTGGTGAATAAATATATCGGTGTGTTGCCCGGTTTGGGGGGAGAGAATGCCGATGTCATCTACTGTGCCGGAAACGACAGTGTGTTCACTTTCCTGCAAGATGTGCTGGACGAAGTTCTCGAACTTTTCCCTTCAAAGTATATCCACCTGGGTGGAGATGAGGCTCGGAAGACGCATTGGGAAGCATGCCCGTTGTGTCAGGCGCGGATGAAACAGGAGAAACTGGAGAATGAAGAAGAACTGCAAGGTTACTTTATGGGGCGTATGGCTCGCTATGTACAGAGCAAAGGCCGTGAGGTGATAGGCTGGGATGAGCTGACGAATGCTACTATCCCGGAAGGTTTTATCATTCAGGGATGGCAGGGTTACGGACAGGCTGCGATGAAAGCTGCCGAACTGGGACATCGCTTTATCATGACGCCCGCAAGGATTATGTATCTCATCCGCTATCAGGGGCCACAATGGTTTGAACCGGTGACGTACTTTGGAAACAATACGTTGAAGGATGTATACGACTACGAACCGATACAAAAAGACTGGACAAAGCAAACCGCATCCTTATTAATGGGAGTGCAGGCTTGTATGTGGACGGAGTTTTGCAATACTCCTGCCGATGTGGATTATTTGTTGTTCCCCCGTTTGTCTGCATTGGCCGAGGTAGCTTGGACAAGGCCGGAACGCAAAAATTGGAAGTCTTATCTGGCGGCTATGGACCGCTTCAACGAACATCTGGCTGCGAAGGGCATTGTTTACGCCCGTTCCATGTACAACATCCAGCAGACGGTGACACCTAATAATGGTCGTCTGGAAGTGAAGTTGGATTGTATCCGTCCGGATGTAGAAGTGCGTTACACGATGGATGGTAGTCTGCCTACGGCACAGTCCGCCCTCTATACCCGGCCATTAATGCTCACGGGTACGAAAACTATAAAAGCCGCCACTTTCTCCGCAGGCAAGCAAATGGGACAAACGCTGGAACTGCCTGTTGTGTGGAATCCGGCAACGGCAAAAGTGATAAAGAGCACCGGTGCCGACAACATCGGCCGACTGGTGAACGGTGTGCGTGGAAGTCTGAAATATACCGACTCTGAATGGTGCTCATGGATGAAGAACGATACCGTTTCCTTCACTCTCGACCTGAAGAAGCCTGAAACCGTGAACCGACTGACATTGGGCTCCATCACTAATTACGGCATGGCGGCGCATAAACCAGCAAAGATAGAAGTGCTGATTTCGGCGGATAATAAAGACTACCGCAAGGTCTCCGGGAAGTCGTTTACGAAGGAGGAAATCTTCCGCGAAGGTACTTTCCGCGAGGATATTCCGTTTAAGATAGGAGAGAAGGCACGCTACATCCGCGTCGTGGCATACGGGGCAGGTGATTGTCCTTTCACCCATGTACGTCCGGGACAGGAAGCCCGCATCTATTTCGACGAAGTCATAGTGGAATAA
- a CDS encoding sulfatase, whose protein sequence is MKNLQSGLLYSLTGAAAVASLASCSSQKKAEEQKQYNIVYIMTDDHTAQMMSCYDHRYMETPNLDRIAADGVRFTNSFVANSLSGPSRACMITGKHSCANKFYDNTTCVFDASQQTFPKLLQQAGYETALIGKWHLESLPTGFNYWEIVPGQGDYYNPDFITQNNDTIQKHGYVTNLITDDAIDWMENQRDKDKPFCILIHHKAIHRNWLADTCNLALYEDKTFPLPDNFFDDYEGRPAAAAQEMSIAKDMDMIYDLKMLRPDKETRLKSLYEKYIGRMDEGQRAAWDKFYGPIIDDFYKKNPQGKELANWKFQRYIRDYMKTVKSLDDNVGRVLDYLKEKGLDDNTLVVYTSDQGFYMGEHGWFDKRFMYEESMRTPLIMRLPKDFRAKGDINEMVQNIDYAPTFLELAGVKVPEDIQGISLVPLLKGEKPADWRKALYYHFYEYPAEHMVKRHYGVRTDRYKLIHFYNDIDEWELYDLQADPTEMRNIYGQPGTEEIIKDLKAQLTALQEQYNDPVRFSPERDKE, encoded by the coding sequence ATGAAAAACCTACAATCAGGATTGCTCTATTCCCTCACCGGTGCCGCCGCTGTGGCATCCTTAGCCTCATGTTCTTCTCAAAAGAAAGCTGAAGAGCAGAAGCAATATAACATAGTATACATCATGACGGATGACCACACAGCCCAGATGATGAGCTGCTATGACCACCGTTATATGGAAACCCCGAACCTCGACAGGATTGCTGCCGATGGAGTACGCTTCACCAACAGTTTTGTTGCCAACTCGCTGAGCGGACCCAGCCGTGCCTGCATGATTACCGGCAAGCACAGTTGTGCCAATAAATTCTATGACAACACCACTTGCGTATTCGACGCTTCACAACAGACCTTCCCTAAACTATTGCAACAAGCCGGTTATGAAACAGCCCTCATCGGCAAATGGCATCTCGAAAGTTTGCCTACCGGTTTCAACTATTGGGAGATTGTGCCCGGACAAGGTGATTACTATAACCCGGACTTTATCACCCAGAATAATGATACGATACAGAAACACGGCTATGTGACGAACCTCATTACCGATGACGCCATCGACTGGATGGAGAACCAACGGGATAAGGACAAACCGTTCTGTATCCTGATTCACCACAAGGCCATTCACCGTAACTGGCTGGCAGATACCTGTAATCTGGCTCTGTATGAAGACAAGACTTTTCCCCTGCCGGATAACTTCTTTGATGATTATGAAGGGCGTCCCGCCGCTGCGGCACAGGAGATGAGCATTGCGAAAGATATGGATATGATTTACGACCTCAAGATGCTGCGCCCGGACAAAGAAACCCGGTTGAAATCTCTTTATGAGAAATACATCGGTCGCATGGATGAAGGACAACGTGCCGCATGGGACAAATTCTACGGGCCTATCATTGATGATTTTTATAAGAAGAATCCGCAAGGCAAGGAACTCGCCAACTGGAAGTTCCAACGTTACATACGCGACTATATGAAAACCGTGAAGTCTCTGGATGACAATGTGGGGCGTGTGCTGGATTATCTGAAAGAGAAAGGACTGGATGATAATACGCTCGTGGTTTATACCTCCGACCAAGGCTTCTATATGGGCGAGCACGGCTGGTTCGACAAGCGCTTCATGTACGAAGAGTCCATGCGTACCCCGTTGATTATGCGTCTGCCGAAAGACTTCCGGGCTAAAGGGGATATCAATGAAATGGTGCAGAACATTGACTACGCACCTACCTTCCTTGAACTTGCCGGAGTGAAAGTACCGGAAGATATTCAAGGCATTTCCTTGGTACCGTTGCTGAAAGGCGAGAAACCAGCCGACTGGCGGAAAGCTTTGTACTATCATTTCTATGAATATCCTGCCGAGCACATGGTGAAACGCCATTATGGAGTACGCACCGACCGTTACAAGCTGATCCATTTCTATAATGATATTGATGAATGGGAGCTGTACGACCTGCAGGCCGATCCCACGGAGATGCGTAACATCTACGGACAACCGGGAACGGAAGAAATCATCAAAGACCTGAAAGCGCAACTAACCGCATTGCAGGAACAATACAACGACCCTGTACGCTTTTCGCCCGAGAGAGACAAAGAGTGA
- a CDS encoding RagB/SusD family nutrient uptake outer membrane protein, giving the protein MKTLKYITLVLGISLFSSCLDEEPKYSMDNGVQFSNESNAKMALDGCYGYMTTHSVYGHFYTELTIGASGFAWFTTNGSYQDDYVSLRARLSDDLNQGVWEGLYKVVNETNTFIANVADSPLDNSVKVTMTGQAKFLRALAYYNLATIWGDVPYKIAASAIGAVELPRTPKAQIFAQCESDWTDAFNTLPETVTDGYGSKWAAKAFLGKLYHTMACQGDETAWQKAKECFDAVYGKFALESKFQNLFVDNVNNSKESIFQLNYTTTSDYNKSRLHWVFSARDCGVGVAWARTTITKSFYDKFRGTYPGDPRIDGTFFSKWRKYQNGAPKAQMFKERLTANDSSYCYPYFVYASGEQLELNNGTGKKQAVQMEDCIPYDKVSDPTNPSYDELSSGDIPNGKRVLDNFANKSKLNAYQTHWPIIKKYFDQAQVGQNAHKNIIVYRYAEMLLDMADVYNELGNTDKAISLANEVLKRARQSVAGATQPADWKSGLSKDALREKIYFERLFETCGEPGQYQRARIWGTRHDLFKHLLEVNNNHSITQKVYELGEGKVNFSERRFGDNGALTESFLKKNLLLPICQKELNTNSAIKPTDNNFGY; this is encoded by the coding sequence ATGAAAACATTAAAATATATAACTTTAGTCCTGGGAATCTCTTTGTTTTCTTCTTGCTTGGATGAAGAACCAAAATACTCAATGGACAATGGTGTACAGTTTAGCAATGAATCTAATGCGAAAATGGCATTAGATGGATGCTATGGTTATATGACTACTCATAGTGTGTATGGTCATTTCTATACGGAACTTACAATCGGAGCGTCCGGTTTCGCATGGTTCACGACAAATGGCAGTTATCAGGATGATTATGTGTCTTTAAGAGCGCGTCTTTCGGACGACTTGAATCAGGGAGTTTGGGAAGGGCTTTATAAAGTAGTGAATGAAACGAATACTTTTATAGCAAATGTGGCAGATAGCCCATTGGATAATAGTGTGAAGGTTACAATGACCGGACAGGCGAAGTTCTTGCGTGCATTAGCATATTATAATCTAGCTACTATCTGGGGAGATGTTCCTTATAAAATAGCAGCATCAGCTATTGGAGCGGTTGAACTGCCGCGTACACCTAAGGCACAGATTTTTGCACAGTGTGAGTCGGACTGGACAGATGCTTTCAATACATTGCCGGAAACAGTGACTGATGGATATGGTTCTAAGTGGGCTGCCAAAGCATTTTTGGGTAAACTTTATCACACAATGGCTTGCCAGGGAGATGAAACGGCTTGGCAGAAAGCCAAAGAATGTTTTGATGCTGTGTATGGTAAATTCGCTCTTGAAAGTAAATTCCAAAACCTGTTTGTCGATAATGTGAATAACAGCAAGGAATCTATATTCCAGTTGAACTACACAACTACTTCCGACTATAACAAGAGTCGTTTACATTGGGTTTTCTCTGCCAGGGATTGCGGTGTGGGAGTAGCGTGGGCGCGTACTACTATTACTAAGTCATTCTATGACAAGTTCCGTGGAACATATCCGGGCGATCCCCGTATAGACGGAACCTTCTTTAGTAAGTGGCGCAAATATCAGAACGGAGCGCCTAAAGCGCAAATGTTCAAAGAAAGATTGACTGCGAACGACAGTTCTTATTGTTATCCATATTTTGTGTATGCTTCAGGTGAGCAGTTGGAGTTGAATAACGGTACAGGAAAAAAACAGGCTGTCCAGATGGAAGACTGCATTCCTTATGATAAAGTTTCAGACCCGACAAATCCAAGTTATGATGAATTAAGTTCCGGGGACATTCCTAATGGAAAGCGCGTTCTTGATAACTTTGCTAATAAATCGAAGCTGAATGCTTACCAGACTCACTGGCCTATTATTAAGAAGTACTTTGACCAGGCTCAGGTTGGACAAAATGCCCATAAAAATATAATAGTCTATCGCTATGCTGAGATGTTGCTGGATATGGCCGATGTGTATAATGAATTGGGAAATACAGACAAGGCTATTTCGCTGGCAAATGAAGTTTTGAAACGTGCGCGTCAGTCTGTTGCAGGTGCAACACAACCGGCTGACTGGAAAAGTGGATTAAGTAAAGATGCGCTTCGTGAGAAGATTTATTTTGAACGTTTGTTTGAGACGTGCGGTGAACCGGGACAATACCAGCGTGCACGTATTTGGGGAACTCGCCATGACCTGTTTAAACATCTGCTTGAGGTGAACAATAATCATAGCATTACTCAAAAAGTATATGAACTTGGTGAAGGTAAAGTGAATTTTTCAGAGCGTCGTTTCGGCGATAATGGTGCTCTGACAGAAAGTTTCCTGAAGAAGAATCTATTGTTACCTATTTGCCAGAAAGAGTTGAATACGAATTCTGCCATAAAACCTACTGACAATAACTTCGGTTATTAA
- a CDS encoding SusC/RagA family TonB-linked outer membrane protein codes for MRQKLFNVFLVCLFCLTVPAVAFAQQAIKVTGKVIDSTNEGVPGVNVSVKGGSLGTITDIDGNYKIDVPNSKSVLVFSFIGYAKQEIPVGNKTVINVTMKDDTQLLDEVVVVAYGTSRKGDLTGAITSVRPDENEASKAISIDNLLQGKVAGLSMSVSSSTPGAANSITIRGANSLRGDNQPLYVIDNVPQASTGEFAQSAMGGGDFQIAQDPLSSLNPSDIEDITVLKDASATAIYGSRGANGVILITTKKGKEGKARINVSANFTIADAANLHKMMDLRSYGMYKNSQVEEASRLFYFVGDEIRYVTNDKVAGYDPNDPTTYSLPDYVNWQKELYRSAFSQNYSASVSGGANGMRYYFSAGFKNIEGIARNTGIKQGDFRGNINVDLSKTVTLAVNLSGSLKENNMMGGGDTKGGPTGSAARTAIDTQPFRKPSDDPTLQDAENTDVDSWVTDYTDLAHDKTFRGSLDLGWKITKFLRYNLRTGGNIMINDRGRWYGLALFKGRNEQGVLALTDWNRSNYNVENVFNLNTNLGKIAKLDATLGITYDVYKDLTKNIYATNFTNFDFGVDGLHMAGQKDYKQPIQKDYQLLSYLGRVNLSFYDKYLVTASLRVDGSSKFQKGKRFAYFPSASIAWRMEQEEFMKDINWLSQLKLRVSYGETGSQSIAPYSTFSDYARVMDYATANGEKELAAVVSKLQNDGLKWERTSSWNAGFDFGVLKQRITGSFEYYKKKTSDLLINRDLPLSSGFTSVTMNQGSLTNEGVEFSLDATIIDNKEFQWSLGGNIGYNKTKITELGLPESVFSDNVKGRGYLGNTLGSHFGVANIFLEGKAPGLFYGYQTDGIVQESDLTDGSYKITKDINGGVPQAGDIKFIDQNGDGEINEADKMILGDPNRPMTYGFQTKLTYKGLSLSAAFTGVSGYDVLNTNVRYEQTPSRQTSNLYQKVYNGMWTAENPTNLYPRSTYKMPDVVMDRYIEDASYLRCSDITLNYVLPNKWMKKIGFRTTSIFASVKNAFVITDYSGYDPEVNSFAFDGLRPGIDMSSFPNMRSFIFGINVNF; via the coding sequence ATGAGACAGAAACTATTTAATGTATTTCTTGTATGCCTGTTCTGCTTGACGGTACCTGCCGTTGCTTTTGCACAGCAAGCAATTAAAGTAACAGGTAAAGTAATTGACAGCACTAATGAAGGTGTACCCGGTGTCAATGTGTCTGTAAAAGGAGGATCTTTAGGTACTATCACTGATATTGATGGTAACTATAAGATTGATGTTCCTAACTCTAAATCCGTATTGGTCTTTTCTTTTATTGGCTATGCGAAACAGGAAATTCCTGTGGGAAACAAGACGGTAATCAATGTGACGATGAAGGATGATACGCAATTGCTGGATGAGGTGGTTGTAGTAGCTTACGGTACATCACGTAAAGGTGATCTGACCGGTGCCATTACTTCCGTGCGTCCGGATGAAAATGAAGCTTCAAAAGCTATTTCTATTGATAACTTGCTGCAAGGTAAAGTCGCCGGCCTTAGTATGAGTGTTTCGTCATCTACTCCGGGTGCTGCCAATTCTATTACCATTCGCGGTGCTAACTCATTGCGCGGAGATAATCAGCCGTTGTACGTTATTGATAATGTACCTCAAGCATCTACCGGTGAATTTGCGCAATCTGCTATGGGAGGTGGTGACTTCCAGATAGCTCAGGATCCGTTGAGCTCATTGAATCCGTCCGATATTGAGGATATCACTGTATTGAAAGATGCTTCGGCAACTGCTATTTATGGTTCCCGTGGTGCAAATGGGGTTATTCTTATTACGACTAAGAAAGGTAAAGAAGGTAAAGCCAGAATAAATGTCAGTGCTAACTTTACTATTGCTGATGCTGCTAATCTTCATAAGATGATGGACTTGCGTTCTTATGGTATGTATAAGAATTCTCAAGTGGAAGAAGCTTCCCGTTTATTCTATTTTGTTGGCGATGAAATACGTTATGTTACGAATGACAAAGTAGCCGGTTATGATCCCAATGATCCTACCACATATTCTTTGCCGGACTACGTGAATTGGCAAAAGGAACTTTACCGTTCCGCTTTTTCACAGAACTATTCAGCGTCTGTAAGCGGAGGTGCCAATGGAATGCGTTATTACTTCTCGGCAGGTTTTAAGAATATAGAAGGTATTGCCCGCAATACAGGTATTAAGCAAGGGGACTTCCGTGGTAATATCAATGTCGATTTATCTAAGACTGTTACTTTAGCAGTTAACTTGAGTGGTTCTTTGAAGGAAAACAATATGATGGGTGGCGGTGATACCAAAGGTGGTCCTACCGGTTCGGCTGCTCGTACGGCTATTGATACTCAGCCTTTCCGCAAACCGTCTGATGACCCGACATTGCAAGATGCTGAAAATACGGATGTTGATAGCTGGGTGACAGATTATACCGACTTGGCTCATGACAAAACTTTCAGAGGATCTCTTGATTTAGGTTGGAAGATTACTAAGTTCTTGAGATATAATTTACGTACGGGCGGTAATATTATGATAAATGACCGTGGTCGTTGGTATGGCCTGGCTCTATTTAAAGGTCGAAATGAGCAAGGTGTTTTAGCTTTGACGGATTGGAACAGAAGCAACTATAACGTTGAAAACGTATTTAATCTGAATACTAATTTAGGCAAAATCGCTAAATTAGATGCTACTCTTGGTATTACTTATGATGTTTATAAAGATTTGACCAAGAATATTTATGCTACGAATTTCACAAACTTCGATTTTGGAGTGGATGGCCTTCACATGGCGGGACAAAAAGATTATAAGCAGCCTATACAAAAAGACTATCAATTACTTTCTTATTTGGGACGCGTGAATTTGAGCTTTTATGATAAATATCTGGTAACTGCATCATTACGTGTTGACGGCTCAAGTAAATTCCAAAAAGGAAAGCGCTTTGCTTACTTCCCGTCTGCATCCATTGCATGGCGTATGGAACAAGAAGAGTTCATGAAAGACATTAACTGGTTAAGCCAGCTTAAACTGCGCGTCAGCTATGGTGAAACGGGTAGCCAGAGTATTGCTCCTTATTCTACATTCTCAGACTATGCACGTGTAATGGATTATGCCACTGCTAACGGTGAAAAAGAGTTGGCGGCCGTAGTTTCAAAATTGCAGAATGACGGATTGAAATGGGAACGCACTTCTTCATGGAATGCCGGTTTTGACTTTGGGGTATTGAAGCAACGCATCACTGGATCGTTCGAATATTATAAAAAGAAAACTTCCGACTTATTGATTAACCGTGATTTGCCATTGTCAAGCGGATTTACTTCGGTGACGATGAATCAGGGATCATTGACCAATGAAGGTGTTGAATTCTCTTTGGATGCTACGATTATTGATAATAAGGAGTTCCAATGGAGTTTAGGAGGAAATATCGGTTATAATAAGACTAAGATTACAGAATTGGGACTCCCTGAAAGTGTCTTCAGCGATAATGTTAAAGGACGTGGATATTTAGGTAATACATTGGGTAGCCATTTTGGTGTGGCTAATATCTTCCTTGAAGGTAAAGCTCCGGGACTTTTCTATGGTTATCAGACAGATGGAATTGTACAGGAATCAGATTTGACGGATGGCTCTTATAAGATAACCAAGGATATCAATGGCGGAGTTCCTCAAGCCGGTGATATTAAATTTATAGACCAGAATGGAGATGGAGAAATCAACGAAGCAGATAAGATGATTCTCGGTGATCCTAATCGCCCGATGACTTACGGTTTCCAGACAAAATTGACCTATAAGGGTTTATCTCTGTCCGCAGCTTTTACAGGTGTATCCGGTTATGATGTACTGAATACGAATGTTAGATATGAGCAGACTCCGAGCCGGCAAACAAGTAATTTATATCAGAAGGTTTATAATGGAATGTGGACTGCTGAGAATCCTACTAATCTTTATCCGCGTTCTACTTACAAAATGCCTGATGTCGTAATGGATCGTTATATTGAAGATGCAAGCTACTTGCGTTGTTCCGATATAACATTGAATTATGTTTTGCCTAATAAATGGATGAAAAAGATAGGTTTCCGTACTACCAGCATATTTGCATCAGTAAAGAATGCCTTTGTGATAACAGATTATAGCGGCTACGATCCGGAGGTGAATAGTTTTGCTTTTGATGGTTTGCGCCCGGGTATTGACATGAGTTCGTTCCCGAACATGCGTTCGTTTATTTTTGGTATCAATGTTAATTTCTAA
- a CDS encoding Rpn family recombination-promoting nuclease/putative transposase: MGSQLEDRYIRFDWAIKCLLRQKANFGVLEGFLTVFLKEKITILEILESENNLQTADDKFYRADIKACNSKNEIIIIEVQNMRKLYYLERILYGVAKVTTEYASLGEAYYHVKKAYSISILYFDIGSGSDYLYYGQNNFIGVHTGDQLQINVKEKNAIVTRMPADISPEYVLIRVNEFNRVAVTPLEEWMNYLKRGVIRPDTKAPGLEEAREKLRYYSMTPQERLAYDRHLDSVMIQNDVIESAKLEGRLKGIAEGRLEGIEKKCLSNARKMKEIGLDYTMIADVTGLTSEDIANL; the protein is encoded by the coding sequence ATGGGAAGTCAATTGGAAGACAGATATATACGTTTTGACTGGGCCATTAAGTGCCTTTTGCGCCAAAAAGCAAACTTTGGCGTGCTTGAAGGTTTCCTGACTGTATTCCTGAAGGAAAAAATCACCATCCTTGAGATACTCGAAAGTGAAAACAATTTGCAGACCGCCGACGATAAGTTCTACCGGGCAGATATCAAGGCCTGCAACAGTAAGAATGAGATTATTATCATCGAGGTACAGAATATGCGCAAACTTTATTATCTGGAGCGCATTCTTTATGGAGTGGCGAAAGTCACCACCGAGTATGCCTCGCTTGGAGAGGCGTATTATCATGTGAAGAAGGCATATTCTATCAGCATCCTGTATTTCGATATCGGCAGCGGCAGCGACTACCTCTATTACGGACAAAATAATTTTATAGGCGTACATACCGGAGATCAGTTGCAAATCAATGTCAAGGAGAAGAATGCTATCGTGACACGCATGCCTGCTGATATTTCTCCGGAATACGTTCTCATCCGTGTCAATGAGTTCAACCGGGTGGCCGTCACACCTCTGGAGGAATGGATGAATTATCTGAAGAGAGGGGTAATACGTCCGGACACCAAGGCACCCGGCTTGGAAGAAGCGCGTGAGAAATTGAGATACTACTCCATGACACCTCAAGAACGCTTGGCTTATGACAGGCATCTAGACTCGGTAATGATTCAGAATGATGTAATTGAATCAGCTAAACTGGAGGGGAGATTGAAAGGAATTGCAGAAGGAAGATTGGAAGGAATTGAGAAAAAATGTCTCTCTAATGCCCGAAAGATGAAAGAGATAGGATTGGATTATACGATGATTGCCGATGTTACCGGCTTAACTTCTGAAGACATTGCCAATTTGTAA
- a CDS encoding Rpn family recombination-promoting nuclease/putative transposase, with the protein MKYLNPRADLTFKRVFGEHPDLVMSLLNALLPLAANQEITEIEYLPSEMVPENPLRKNSIVDVRCKDKQGRQFLVEMQMIWSPEFRQRVLFNASKAYVRQINIGEEYELLQPVYSLNLVNEVFEPELEGYYHHYQMIHVENTDKVIEGLQLIFVELPKFTPHTFSEKKMQVLWLRYLTEINEHTREVPEELMANPEVKKAVDALEVSAFTDAQLAGYEKFWDIISVEKTLYNSAIRRGMAEGMEKGKAEGKAEGKAEECHLIASNLKQQGIPFKTISQCTGLSIKEIELL; encoded by the coding sequence ATGAAATACTTAAATCCCAGAGCCGACTTGACCTTCAAACGGGTCTTTGGCGAACACCCCGACCTGGTAATGAGCCTTCTGAACGCCCTGCTTCCTTTGGCAGCCAATCAGGAAATCACCGAGATTGAATATCTCCCTTCGGAGATGGTTCCCGAGAACCCCTTGCGTAAGAACAGCATCGTCGACGTCCGTTGCAAGGACAAGCAAGGGCGACAATTCCTGGTGGAAATGCAAATGATCTGGTCGCCCGAGTTCAGACAGCGCGTATTGTTCAACGCTTCCAAGGCATACGTGCGCCAGATAAACATCGGCGAAGAGTATGAGTTGTTGCAACCTGTGTATTCACTGAATCTGGTCAATGAGGTCTTTGAACCGGAACTGGAAGGGTATTACCACCATTATCAGATGATTCATGTGGAGAATACGGATAAAGTGATTGAAGGTCTTCAACTGATTTTTGTGGAACTGCCCAAATTTACTCCGCATACGTTCTCTGAGAAGAAGATGCAGGTGCTCTGGTTGCGTTACCTGACTGAAATCAACGAACATACCCGCGAAGTGCCGGAAGAATTGATGGCGAATCCCGAAGTGAAAAAAGCGGTTGATGCCCTGGAAGTGTCTGCGTTTACGGATGCACAGTTGGCAGGATATGAAAAGTTCTGGGATATTATCAGTGTAGAGAAAACACTGTATAATAGTGCGATACGCAGAGGTATGGCGGAAGGAATGGAAAAAGGAAAAGCGGAAGGAAAAGCGGAAGGAAAAGCGGAAGAATGTCATCTCATAGCTTCCAATTTAAAACAGCAAGGAATCCCTTTTAAAACAATCTCCCAATGTACAGGATTATCAATAAAAGAAATTGAACTATTATAA